acaaccgtccctcaaggtcctaccatgtcagacaggtcggttgaagagcggtaagactaaaagcaacaaacccaaggtccgaaggcgaagtcgtactgctgactgtacagaggtgtgacagcagtaaggtgtttccttcagacatccagcatgacagcgatgctgcattTCCACAAAGAGGGATGGAGTTAGAAAAGACCGACCCTGAAAAtccacacctcgccttatcccacggatatccgtctccggcggttaggtctcaacaagtacggagctaacacaaaaatcacTCATAAATAGGTCGTGTGTGACGGACCTCACGCAGTTGTcctttgggcactgcggtcacgctcccaggtcaccaagaccacctctaatccaatttccttttcaggcacctacagaagaacccttccacagtgtgggcaaccgggaagtgataaccgccctcatacctctaacaacactcaagaccactgtattcctaatcaacctccgtcttcacttcctattactcctcctacatcgactttcacctccaaacttcctctttcggctccCTCCTCAAGCGTCACCATTTCCAACGATTCTAGtactcaaaacactgtcccaggtctactgaaacctcgctttAAACTatacattggagccttcaacgtactcAGTCTATGTCAAATTGGTCAACAGgtttccttggctagaaccctagaatctcgtaccattgatgtatgctgtgtctctgaaacacgcatacaggatcccagtgtggtcattcacttgacctcacctcggcaacacggagagccaacgagatacaccctccgtgtatctggtgacgcgatggccagctctcgtggactggcaggagtaggcatagcactaagcatgagggcggaacaagcactgttagagtggatccccgttaacaatCGTTTATATGCTGTTCagttaaacggctccgtaagaactcggaaggatagggacacacgtcgttgcctttttgtcgtttctgcctacgctcccaccgactgcagctcggatgaggcgaaaaatgaattttacagaaagctatctgaacttcttcagaaagctaaacgttcagacatagtactcgtaggggtgAGTTTAATGCCCacataggtagtttaaaccaaacagaaaggcatttaggtgggtattttagtattccggcataacgaacagataatggtgatcgtctgctgcaactgtgctcagacaatcgtttatttttggCAATCACAAATTTTAAACATAAAGAGAGACAttgtctaacatggcgacccctacaccaaaccaacgatggactcaaatagaccatattgccatcagtaaTCGTTGGAGatggtcggtagaagattgtcgctcattccggtgtacctgcttggactccgaccacgccctaatacgggtacgcatctgcttgcgcctcactggacgctaTGAAGACCTATCGGAACTGAATTGattagcgagaaaaccaaaagtaggttccaggaacaactgaggccacacttaggtagttctgaaaacgaggctgaccccgATGTTGTTTGGAAACaacagtgacatctatcagtgatttaaaccacaggttTACAAGGAACCAAtggatgaagagcgacaacaaatcagatctaagttaagcaaaagtctaagaaacgaccgtgagcagcggtgggcaacgaaagcaaaagacaTAGAAAAGgaggcggctatagggaacacaagacagctctacagactaataaaagaaacgaattaacaagtcaagtgtaagtgagactatttcggaaaaagacgacaccctcatctgctctcagtccagacgtttagaacgatgggcggaacattttagagaacagttcagctggtcttcagctactctacaactaccctccattcccagacagtgtgaatggattATTGAAGTAGGTTCcccaactctagctgaagttcaaaaggctatagttaatctgaaacgaggaatggcagctggtccagatggattggctccagaggtctttaaggatggtggtccaattttagcgattaggttgactaatattctagctaagatctgggagttagacgttatcccgtctgactggtcacaatcacttatcgtcccaatatataagagagggtcaaaatcatcctgtgacaaccatagagggattagtttagctaatatagtatctaaaatactagcctcgataattatcagacgcctaactaagactcgtgaactgcaaacgcgagagaatcaagctggcttcagacctgatcgtggctgcatcgaccacatattattcaccattcgtcaggttctagaacataggcgtacttatcgacgtccgacaatggtggtctttcttgactaaGAAGCAgtatttgactcggtagaccgcgagattctgcggcagtgtctgtcattgaaaggcgtacctcagaagtacataaaccttgtaaaggctctttactcgaacactactaatcgagtcagagcttatggcgaactgtcatctgcttttgcaacctcaagtggtgtcagTCAGGGCTATCCACTATCTCGATTTTCGTTTGACTTCATcacagacctactgatggaagtAACGCTGTCGTCGACttaattctcgggtattgatatccttccaggaggtccacttatcgacttaggataagcagatgacatagtcctgtttggtgaagacactgataaaatgcagtcttttggtagtattaagcaacaatgccaggatgtttggaatgcgcttctctccctcgaaatgcacgttgttgcttcaggactggtctgcgtcaacacctgaactaaggatagagagtgaagtagtcgaacgcgttgacaacttcacttatcttggaagtctgatcagccctaatgggttggtgtctgacgaaatctcagcacggattcgaaaagctcgtttggcttttgccaactcacgtcacctatggcgaaatatccatctatcaattaaaggacgagtatactgcgcggcagtccgttctgttttaatttacggcagcgaaacatggccattaagagtagaagacactcgtaagctactagtatttgaccacagatgcctcataaatattgctggcgtctgctgggatcaccgggtaagtaatcgtgaggttagacgcagggtattagggaaggatggtaaatcagtcgatgaggttgtgaatcttcatcgactgagatggttgtgccacgtgttacgtatgcccgaacacggattaccacgacgtgcaatgctaaccggtgttggggatggttggaagaaaattaggggcggccaaaccaaaacgtgtcatcagtgcttgaagtcactaacttctagtctgagccatgttggtagatgcagactacttggttggggtccgcgtgactgtcgtaaccaatggttggagattcttggtgacatggctgagaatcgatcataatggcgtcggtgtatacactttctgtcttcccttaaactaagagattaaaatcacttgatattattctttctacgaactaattctttcttcctgtactatatccttattgcaatctttcttttatatattaccacctctgaattaactacctttatgaatccggtgtccatgttgttgtgttaatgaggtatggcaacttggaccgatgcataaatgtgcctggtcttaagttgtagctgattgactgactgacgttTCACTAGCAGTCAACGAAACAAAGTGGTAGAGGGTAAAGTAGTGGacatttttaaatatatgtCAAGCTACCATACATAGAAAAAATAGAGGCGTAAACCAACCCTACTTAATTGTTAGGTAACAGATGTACAAGACTTACTGATAATCTAGTTGTGTTTTACCTACGGAATTGAGTATATTGCACTTTCATATTACTGAACTAAGCAATTAACGTTCCCGAACTTATTCAGTCGCTTACTGTGAAACCGCCTTCAAGTGAATAATTATCGATGACTTGAAGGACTAAACCCATGTTTGAATGGGCCGCTCCTAACTTTTCCAGTAGTCATATATAGCTATCATATATGAGGGTTTGTATGTATATTATACTTCTGCTTCAATAGACTAAGAAGTTTTAAACAGTCAAAATGAATGTTTAGATTTTCAATTTTCTCAGCAATTTCTTTATAATTCTACGCACACATATTTTCCTGACTAAACAGATAACTACGAAGACTCTGTTGGCATCATGTTTGAGTGACAAATaaaaaccattaaaaatcttaataaaatatttttttcaataacttcGTCATCAGACTCTACGGTTATTAGtccataattattgtgttattttTACAAAAgccaaaataaggcatgtattacTGAATTAGACAATGTTATATGTTTAAAATGgcgaagttattgaaaacaattgtttggTCAAATATCctttgtttttgaaaaaaacccaGTAAATAAATACTCGCAATGTTCTTAGTTTCAGTATCTTTAGCAGCTAACTTTCGAAACGATACATTACAGTACTGTAAGTCAATAAGTAGATATCTCAGTACTACTTCGTATTTGCTTGTAGTAATTTAGCATTGGTTTGAATGAATGACCGAAAAACTACTTTGAAATCTATTGTTTCCAAAACCTACTATACCATATTTAGATGCAGAAACAACAAAGAAATTAGTTATATTTACACAACTACACACAACTGCAAGATGGAGGAGATTAAGATTATAAGTAATAGGTTCATCTTACAATTCATAGTTTTTTACCACGTTTTTTTGACCTGTCTAAATGTTTACTCGTCATTGCTTCTTTGTCAGGACATTGAATAACATATCGTTGAGGTATTTTAATAGCTGGAGCATAACCTTCAGGGTAGGATGAATCTTCAAAATAAAGGGAATACTCATCATGTATCTAGAATAAGAAAATAGAGAGTAATTATCAAATGATGAACTGCACAAAATGAATTGTATTTATTCACGTGAAAACGTTTATTAAAGCATAAGAGTTCTCTTACTTTCATATCCCAGACAAAACTAAAATGATATTAAACGTGTTCATCACTTATTTCGTGCCAATAGTAGTATGTATGCTCATGAGATTCATGCGTAATAGTGACGATTTTATGTACACAATACTGCTAATATAATATAACAAACCaataaatcaattgaatgtaGATGACCAGTATTTTCCGAGTTTCTATTCTTTAATGATTATGTATTCCTTTCAAAGTGTAGAAAGTATTAAGATAACACGATGAATAACT
The genomic region above belongs to Schistosoma haematobium chromosome 2, whole genome shotgun sequence and contains:
- the SGF29_1 gene encoding SAGA HAT/Core module component, variant 3 (EggNog:ENOG410V8AX~COG:S); translation: MRYSLSRFKVIPLPKWKANPITNPEAIFNKGATVLALYPQTTCFYKAIVDEIPIHIHDEYSLYFEDSSYPEGYAPAIKIPQRYVIQCPDKEAMTSKHLDRSKKRGKKL